TGGACGGCCCGTTGCTGTGCCGTCCCTGTACGGGCGACACCGTCGCCTCCGGGGTCGTCGAATGGTGGCTGCTGCTCCCGCTGCTGGTCGCGCTAGGGCTGTGGACCGCGCGCCGTGCCGGGCCCGCGCGGGCGCCGATGTGGCTCGCGGCGGCCGTCGCGGCGTCGGTCTCGGTGCCGTACCTCTTCCTCGTCCCCTACGCGGCGCCCCGTTTCCTCCTGCCCGGTTACGCGCTGCTGGTGCTGCCCGGCGCCGTCGGACTGCTCGCCGTCGCCGGCCGGGCGCGTGGCTCGCGTCCGCTCGCGGTCGGGCTCGCCGTCGTACTGCTGGGGCACGCCACCGTACAGATCACGCAGGTACGGACCCACGTGGGCGTCCAGGAACGGGCGCGGGGCGACTGGCAGCGGATCAGCGCCGTACTCCGTGAGGAGGGTGTGCGGCCGCCGTGTCTGCTCAAGGGCAACAGCTCGGCGATCCCCGTCGCGTACACGGCGGGCTGCGCGTCGGCCGGTATGGACGATCCGGCGCCCGCGACGGCGGTGATCCTGCGCCGCGCGGACCCGCCGCGCTGGGCACGGGACTGGCCTCGGCGCCCGGTGCCCGACACGTACAACCCGGGCTGGTCCGTCGCGGTGCGCCCGGAGAGCTAGAGCGTCTCTCGCGGGCCGGACCTGTACTGCGGTGTGTCCAGCGCCGTCGTGAGGATCCGTTCGCGCAGGCGGGGCATGTCCTGCGACACGAGGTCGGGGACCACGTCGTCCCAGCGGGCGGCCACCGTGTCCAGTGTGCGGGTGAAGTGGCGGCGCAGGGTGCGCGCCGAGAGTCGGAGTGCCACGGCTGTCAATGGGCGCAGCAGGGGGCGGCCGTGTGCGGTCAGTGAGACGCGGATCGCCCAGCGGCTGTCCGGCAGTTGACCGGGCGTCGCGCGCACGGTCGCCCGGCCCAGACGGTGGTCGAGCCGTGCTTCGAGCGGCGCGGGCGGGGAGGGCGGGGCCAGCTGCCGTACGGCCGGTTCCTTGCCGGAACCGGGCCCCGGCCGGTCCTTGGCCGCCGCGTCCCACCAGTCGTCCAGCCGGATGTGCGCCGTGCCGGTGGCGCGCGTCAGTGAGGCCCACCGGTTCGTCCCGCTCGTCCCGCTCGCACTCATTGAGCCGCGCAGTCCGGCCTCCCGGGGGCGCTCGACGTCCTTCAGTATCCCTTCGATCTCGGCCCTCACCGAGCCGTCGCTGACGTGCTGGGCGACGCGCACCGCCGAACGCCGGTCCCACTCCTCCACCCGCACACAGGCGTCGTCGTCCACCTCGTACACCGCGCCCACGCGCAGGTGGTCGCCCCGCACCAGACGGAGGTCCGGCACCTCGCGGCCGTCCGCGAGAAAGAGCCGTCCGTCGTCGGTACGGGTCTCGGCCACCAGGTCGAACAGCGTGACGACCGCCTGCTCGAACCACCGACGTGGAACCGATTCGACGGGCACGGTGTATTGGAGATGGACCATGTCGGCAGCATGGACGGTCCGGGGCCCGTCCGTCAGGCCCGGGATCGGCCACGTTGTGCGGGCGATGGTTGCCGGGGCCCGGCAGGTCGCGCGGCCGGACTCCGGTGCCCGCCGGACTCCTACACTCGGGTGCATGCGGTGGAACGAGATCGGTGAGGTCGACTGCTCGGTCGCGCGGGCGCTGTCGGTGGTGGGGGACCGCTGGACGCTGCTCGTGCTGCGTGACGCGTTCCTCGGCGTGAGGCGGTTCGAGGACTTCCGGGCGAACACGGGCGCGTCACGGCCCCTGCTCACCGAGCGGCTGACCACGCTCGTGGAGCACGGGGTGCTGCGGCGGGTGCGGTATCAGGAGCGGCCCGAGCGGTACGAGTACCGGCTCACGGAGAAGGGCGTCGGCCTGTACCCCGTGATCATCTCGCTCCTCGCCTGGGGCGATCGGTGGATGGCGGGCGACGACGGTCCGCCCGTACGGCTGCGCCACGAGCCGTGCGGACACACGATGACGCCCGAGCTGGCCTGCCCCGACTGCGGGGAGAGGATCGACCCGCGAGACGTACGGCCGACGCTGCGGCCCGAGCCAGGAGCCGATCCTCGCGAGACCTCACCGGCGGGGCACGTCAACTCCTAGGGCGTGTAGCAAGGTAGCGCCGTCCGCCCGCAGGGCGGGGCCCGCGGCGTCCGGTGCGGTGCGTCGCAAGGCGGAGGATCGGTGTTGTGGATGGACCAGCCGTACTCGACCGAATCCGACAACGCGGGGGGCACGTCCCGTGCCCCCTCGGGGGCTACGGGGGAGAGGTGCCGTGCCAGGCGAGACTTTGCGGACACCCCCTAGGGGTGTCCTGTCAATCTAGGGCGTGGGGTGGTCTTCGGGGCGCAGGATCATGCAGGTCGTCGTCGCGTGGGCGATCAGTTTGCCGCGTTCGTCCGTGACCCGGCCCTCCGCCGTCGCCGTCCGCCTGCCCACGTGGATCGTCGTGCCCTCGGCGGTGAGGCGTCCCGCGTCCACGGCGACGGTGCGGATGTAGTTCACCTTCAGCTCCAGCGTCGTGAAACCGACGCCCGCCGGCAGAGTCGTGTGCACCGCGCAGCCCAGCGCGGAGTCGAGCAGCGTCGCCGCGATGCCGCCGTGCACCGAGCCCAGCGGGTTGGCGAAGTCGGGCCTGGTGCTCAGCGACAGGACGACACGGCCCTCGTCCAGCTCGTCGAAGGTCATGCCGAGGAGCCGTCCGACGGAGGGGCGGTCGGTGGGCTGCCCGGCCGCCCAGCGCAGCAGTTCCAGGCCGGACATCGTGGTGAGGTCGACAGTCGTCATGCGGCAGAAGTTATCAGTTCTGATTCTGAACCCACCACGGGCGGCGATCGGTCACAATTGAGGTATGTGCCGCAGCATCAAGACTCTCCGTCCGCCCGTCATCCCCGAAGAGGCCACCGAGGAGGAGATCAGGGCCGCCGCCCTCCAGTACGTGCGCAAGGTCTCCGGCTTCCGTGCGCCCGCCGCCCACAACCGTGAGGTGTTCGACCGGGCCGTCGAGGAGATCACCGCGTCCACGATGCGCCTGCTCGACGGCATCGAGGTGCGGGGCGCGGCCCGGACCTGAGAAGAACGAGGACCCGCGGGTGGCCGGGGCCTCAGACCGCCGGTGACGGGGAAGGCGTCGGTGCCTGAGCGGGCGCCGGTGCGTTCTCCCGCGCCGCGTCGCGTCGGCGTGACGGGCGGCGGACGATGTACGCGGCCACCGCGCCCGCCGCGAACAGCGCCAGCACGGACACTGCCGCGCCGAACCAGCTCGCGCCCAGCCACTGGCCGCCGAAGTAGCCGAGGCCCACGCTGTACCCGGTCCATGCCACGGCCGCCAGCGCCGACCAGGGCAGGAACTCCTTCACCTTGCGGTGCGCGGCGCCCGCGCTGAGGGAGACGACCGAGCGGCCCGCCGGTACGAAGCGGGCGATCACGACGAGGATCCCGCCGCCGGTGAGGGAGGCGCCGAGGCGCTCCTGCGCGGTGGTCAGCTTCCGTGAGCGGGCGATCGCGCGGGCGAGCCGGTCCCCCCCGCGCCAGGCGAGGCGGTACGCGACGAAGTCACCGATCACGGAGGCGACGGCCGCGCACACCATCAGTACGAGCAGCGAAGGCACCTCCTGCGGCACATGGGCCACATGCGACACCTTGCCGGCCGCGTCGGCGACCGCCGAGGTCCCCGCTGCCGCCGCCGTGGCGGTCGTGATCACCAGCACGCCGCTGGGCAGGACGGGCAGGAACACGTCCAGAAGCACGGAGAGCGCCACCACGGCGTAGATCCATGGGCTGCCGGTCAGCGCGCCCAGACTCTCCAGCACTGTTACATTCCCCGTTTCCGTAACGAAGCCGAAATCCCCCGGCCTCGTACCCCCGTGACCGCCGGCCCCCTCGCGCGAGGCGAACTCGGGGGCGGCTGTCAGCCATACAGCGTACGCCTGTGTGGTGGACCACCTTCCCACGGGGCGGGTGTTGTCCACCTCCTGTTTACTCAATGGCCGAGATCCGGGAATGGCCGAATGTGAGTGTGTGCCGAGTCTTGC
This window of the Streptomyces niveus genome carries:
- a CDS encoding DedA family protein: MLESLGALTGSPWIYAVVALSVLLDVFLPVLPSGVLVITTATAAAAGTSAVADAAGKVSHVAHVPQEVPSLLVLMVCAAVASVIGDFVAYRLAWRGGDRLARAIARSRKLTTAQERLGASLTGGGILVVIARFVPAGRSVVSLSAGAAHRKVKEFLPWSALAAVAWTGYSVGLGYFGGQWLGASWFGAAVSVLALFAAGAVAAYIVRRPSRRRDAARENAPAPAQAPTPSPSPAV
- a CDS encoding DUF2277 domain-containing protein — translated: MCRSIKTLRPPVIPEEATEEEIRAAALQYVRKVSGFRAPAAHNREVFDRAVEEITASTMRLLDGIEVRGAART
- a CDS encoding PaaI family thioesterase is translated as MTTVDLTTMSGLELLRWAAGQPTDRPSVGRLLGMTFDELDEGRVVLSLSTRPDFANPLGSVHGGIAATLLDSALGCAVHTTLPAGVGFTTLELKVNYIRTVAVDAGRLTAEGTTIHVGRRTATAEGRVTDERGKLIAHATTTCMILRPEDHPTP
- a CDS encoding winged helix-turn-helix transcriptional regulator, with translation MRWNEIGEVDCSVARALSVVGDRWTLLVLRDAFLGVRRFEDFRANTGASRPLLTERLTTLVEHGVLRRVRYQERPERYEYRLTEKGVGLYPVIISLLAWGDRWMAGDDGPPVRLRHEPCGHTMTPELACPDCGERIDPRDVRPTLRPEPGADPRETSPAGHVNS